A window from Alkalicoccobacillus plakortidis encodes these proteins:
- a CDS encoding metal-sensing transcriptional repressor translates to MEHDHKTVDHRTTMSKEQLTNRLKRIEGQVRGIQKMVEDDRYCVDILTQISAINAAMKKVSLQLLEDHSKHCVADAIKEGNGDQAIEELMSVVERFTKA, encoded by the coding sequence ATGGAACATGATCATAAAACAGTCGATCATCGCACGACAATGAGCAAGGAGCAGCTGACAAATCGTTTAAAGAGAATTGAAGGTCAAGTACGTGGCATTCAAAAAATGGTTGAAGATGATCGATATTGTGTGGATATTCTTACCCAGATCTCAGCAATTAATGCAGCGATGAAAAAAGTAAGCCTGCAGCTACTCGAAGATCATTCCAAACACTGTGTCGCTGATGCGATAAAAGAAGGAAATGGAGATCAAGCGATTGAGGAACTAATGAGTGTGGTTGAGCGGTTTACAAAAGCGTAA
- a CDS encoding Cof-type HAD-IIB family hydrolase, which yields MEKAMIFFDIDGTLYDHQKELPASTKSSIQALKKAGHEVAIATGRPPFFFEDLRKELGIDSYVSYNGQYVVYKGEAIFTNPLDAATIEKLTEFAAKRSHPLVYMNHETMRSNIADHPAIEESLNSLKVRPPENDPHFHKERDLFQTLLFCTEGEEKEYSEAFEAIRFVRWHPSSVDVIPAEGSKAVGIKALIKKLGFSMDQVYAFGDERNDLEMLSEVGHGVAMGNAPQVVKDAANYVTKPVDEDGIKHGLEMVGLLK from the coding sequence ATGGAAAAAGCGATGATCTTTTTTGATATTGATGGTACGTTATATGACCATCAAAAAGAGTTACCAGCTTCAACAAAAAGTTCGATCCAAGCTTTAAAGAAAGCAGGTCACGAGGTAGCCATTGCAACTGGTCGACCACCTTTTTTCTTTGAAGACCTCCGCAAAGAGCTTGGAATTGATTCCTATGTTAGCTATAATGGCCAATACGTTGTCTATAAAGGGGAGGCAATTTTCACAAATCCTTTAGATGCAGCCACTATTGAAAAACTGACAGAGTTTGCAGCAAAACGTAGTCATCCTCTGGTCTATATGAATCACGAGACCATGCGCTCAAACATCGCTGATCATCCAGCTATAGAAGAAAGCTTAAATAGTTTAAAAGTTCGTCCCCCAGAAAATGATCCTCACTTTCATAAAGAACGTGATCTCTTCCAAACCTTGTTATTTTGCACTGAAGGGGAAGAAAAAGAATACTCCGAAGCATTTGAAGCCATTCGATTTGTTCGTTGGCACCCTTCTTCAGTAGATGTCATTCCAGCAGAAGGCTCAAAGGCTGTTGGTATCAAGGCGCTTATTAAAAAATTAGGCTTTTCAATGGATCAGGTCTATGCTTTTGGAGATGAACGAAATGACCTTGAAATGCTTAGCGAAGTCGGACACGGTGTTGCGATGGGTAATGCTCCTCAGGTTGTAAAGGACGCGGCTAACTATGTCACAAAACCCGTTGATGAAGATGGTATTAAACACGGACTAGAAATGGTTGGATTGCTGAAATAA